In Glycine max cultivar Williams 82 chromosome 7, Glycine_max_v4.0, whole genome shotgun sequence, a single window of DNA contains:
- the LOC102667739 gene encoding putative recombination initiation defects 3 isoform X1, with product MKINKACDLNSISVFPPPLVYPRKANNISSGLQASHSQHRSQPSQQSLSQGLSSQHGVLSHFSQNSLDEAVTTNDQRVGSQEHENSLRRISSLSRPTYSREESQAPNSRSSSNLMLKWNSADHKTGQLSEGLEHRIGIMETSLSRFTMILDSVQSDVMQVNKGTKEIILEVECIRQKLIAQDNSLQLMTKGQEEIKAIIERSLKSLAEQMSHVSKKEKLQDVYLAVSALPQLIEASLQNVQNDLRNITKEMQEISCNLKSVNQKDLVPTSLSSKSISKQITTPKMRQPLANEAKVSIQATVAPEVESGGWKPVKKERVTFSDRTSEKVQKKKEPHTQKYIRGGRDCAIVIESDEEIDGGFSCLVQENAGVNLLGNLTKEALEETERILRKARRRKRKSIF from the exons ATGAAGATCAACAAAGCCTGCGATCTTAACTCCATCTCTGTCTTTCCTCCTCCTCTCGTTTATCCTAG GAAAGCGAACAATATATCGAGTGGATTGCAAGCGTCTCACTCTCAGCATCGCTCGCAGCCATCTCAGCAGTCGCTTTCTCAGGGACTTTCGTCTCAGCACGGAGTGCTGTCGCATTTCTCCCAAAACTCTCTCGACGAGGCCGTCACGACTAACGATCAG AGAGTTGGTTCTCAAGAACATGAGAACTCTTTGAGGAGGATTTCTAGCTTGTCCCGACCTACATATTCACGGGAAGAGAGTCAAGCACCTAACTCAAGATCTTCATCCAATCTAATGCTCAAATGGAATTCTGCAGATCATAAAA CAGGTCAGTTAAGTGAAGGACTTGAACACCGAATTGGCATAATGGAAACTTCATTGAGCAGGTTCACAATGATCTTGGATTCTGTTCAAAGTGACGTAATGCAAGTAAACAAAGGAACAAAGGAAATTATTTTGGAGG TGGAATGCATAAGGCAGAAGTTGATTGCTCAGGATAACTCACTTCAGTTAATG ACTAAaggacaagaagaaattaaagcaATCATTGAAAGGAGCTTGAAATCTTTAGCTGAACAAATGAGCCATGTTTCAAAGAAAGAGAAGTTACAGGATGTATATTTGGCAGTTTCTGCGTTACCTCAGCTAATTGAAGCCTCTCTGCAAAATGTACAAAATGATCTCCGTAACATCACCAAGGAAATGCAG GAAATTTCTTGCAATCTAAAAAGTGTCAACCAAAAGGATCTGGTGCCGACCAGTTTGTCTTCGAAG AGTATTAGCAAACAGATTACCACACCGAAAATGCGTCAGCCTCTTGCTAA TGAGGCGAAGGTGAGTATACAAGCCACTGTAGCTCCAGAGGTGGAAAGCGGAGGCTGGAAGccagtaaaaaaagaaagagtcaCTTTTTCAGATAGAACTTCTGAGAaggtgcagaagaaaaaagaaccaCACACTCAGAag TATATAAGGGGAGGTAGAGACTGTGCTATTGTCATTGAATCTGATGAGGAGATTGATGGAGGTTTTTCCTGCTTGGTCCAAGAAAACGCAG GAGTAAACCTTCTTGGCAACTTGACCAAGGAAGCACTGGAAGAAACTGAGCGAATTTTGCGGAAAGCAAGGAGGCGCAAGaggaaaagtattttttaa
- the LOC102667739 gene encoding putative recombination initiation defects 3 isoform X2 yields MKINKACDLNSISVFPPPLVYPRKANNISSGLQASHSQHRSQPSQQSLSQGLSSQHGVLSHFSQNSLDEAVTTNDQRVGSQEHENSLRRISSLSRPTYSREESQAPNSRSSSNLMLKWNSADHKSQLSEGLEHRIGIMETSLSRFTMILDSVQSDVMQVNKGTKEIILEVECIRQKLIAQDNSLQLMTKGQEEIKAIIERSLKSLAEQMSHVSKKEKLQDVYLAVSALPQLIEASLQNVQNDLRNITKEMQEISCNLKSVNQKDLVPTSLSSKSISKQITTPKMRQPLANEAKVSIQATVAPEVESGGWKPVKKERVTFSDRTSEKVQKKKEPHTQKYIRGGRDCAIVIESDEEIDGGFSCLVQENAGVNLLGNLTKEALEETERILRKARRRKRKSIF; encoded by the exons ATGAAGATCAACAAAGCCTGCGATCTTAACTCCATCTCTGTCTTTCCTCCTCCTCTCGTTTATCCTAG GAAAGCGAACAATATATCGAGTGGATTGCAAGCGTCTCACTCTCAGCATCGCTCGCAGCCATCTCAGCAGTCGCTTTCTCAGGGACTTTCGTCTCAGCACGGAGTGCTGTCGCATTTCTCCCAAAACTCTCTCGACGAGGCCGTCACGACTAACGATCAG AGAGTTGGTTCTCAAGAACATGAGAACTCTTTGAGGAGGATTTCTAGCTTGTCCCGACCTACATATTCACGGGAAGAGAGTCAAGCACCTAACTCAAGATCTTCATCCAATCTAATGCTCAAATGGAATTCTGCAGATCATAAAA GTCAGTTAAGTGAAGGACTTGAACACCGAATTGGCATAATGGAAACTTCATTGAGCAGGTTCACAATGATCTTGGATTCTGTTCAAAGTGACGTAATGCAAGTAAACAAAGGAACAAAGGAAATTATTTTGGAGG TGGAATGCATAAGGCAGAAGTTGATTGCTCAGGATAACTCACTTCAGTTAATG ACTAAaggacaagaagaaattaaagcaATCATTGAAAGGAGCTTGAAATCTTTAGCTGAACAAATGAGCCATGTTTCAAAGAAAGAGAAGTTACAGGATGTATATTTGGCAGTTTCTGCGTTACCTCAGCTAATTGAAGCCTCTCTGCAAAATGTACAAAATGATCTCCGTAACATCACCAAGGAAATGCAG GAAATTTCTTGCAATCTAAAAAGTGTCAACCAAAAGGATCTGGTGCCGACCAGTTTGTCTTCGAAG AGTATTAGCAAACAGATTACCACACCGAAAATGCGTCAGCCTCTTGCTAA TGAGGCGAAGGTGAGTATACAAGCCACTGTAGCTCCAGAGGTGGAAAGCGGAGGCTGGAAGccagtaaaaaaagaaagagtcaCTTTTTCAGATAGAACTTCTGAGAaggtgcagaagaaaaaagaaccaCACACTCAGAag TATATAAGGGGAGGTAGAGACTGTGCTATTGTCATTGAATCTGATGAGGAGATTGATGGAGGTTTTTCCTGCTTGGTCCAAGAAAACGCAG GAGTAAACCTTCTTGGCAACTTGACCAAGGAAGCACTGGAAGAAACTGAGCGAATTTTGCGGAAAGCAAGGAGGCGCAAGaggaaaagtattttttaa